A region from the Silene latifolia isolate original U9 population chromosome 7, ASM4854445v1, whole genome shotgun sequence genome encodes:
- the LOC141590114 gene encoding protein FAR1-RELATED SEQUENCE 5-like, producing the protein MCNSFYVDFDVDDRGRLSRVIWVDPISIKNYSLFGDMTSFHTTFNMNTYKMIFAPFTGIDNHKKCVTFAAGLLRNESDDSFAWLFESFLTAMGGKYPKCIITDHDAGIKAGVKKVFKDKTHHRYCMWHIMKKLPDKIGSTLYRETNFMKELCACVWAEDIEPAEFEEWWCSVISSYGLTEHEWLTSMFDMRASWIPAYFRNLFLGGLMRTTSRSESKNSFFGNFMNPNLTLVEFLMRFESAMDAQRWKQSKLIADSENSFPSLETPHSLEKHTSVFYTPVIFSEFQFEWNAACFKYEVKVLGVNTSDNIAIHDRERNKVYYVGFIPDGVKLSCSCKKFERHGILCRHALYVLKEQGFEKVPNHYLLSRWSKLALCQPLCGNLLETLNEDCSALEVQKIKLDNLWSKLFSCVTIAEQKPECIDELMDLLKGFKDKMILESSPFECSSGVTCEKSRNKNKELEMLLGTKIPTEVTVLNPIQSKTKGSGKRLVSQKDKAVQEHKKAPRKCNACGELGFHDSRNCPGRA; encoded by the coding sequence ATGTGTAACTCTTTCTACGTTGATTTTGACGTTGACGATCGAGGACGACTTTCTAGAGTTATTTGGGTTGACCCTATATCAATCAAAAATTACAGTCTGTTTGGTGACATGACATCGTTCCACACAACCTTCAACATGAACACATATAAGATGATATTTGCTCCTTTTACGGGGATTGACAATCACAAAAAATGTGTGACGTTTGCAGCGGGGCTTCTAAGAAATGAGTCTGATGACAGTTTTGCATGGCTTTTCGAATCTTTTCTGACCGCAATGGGTGGAAAGTATCCTAAGTGTATAATTACTGACCATGATGCCGGCATAAAGGCAGGGGTTAAAAAAGTATTCAAGGACAAAACTCATCATAGGTATTGTATGTGGCACATTATGAAAAAACTACCTGATAAGATCGGCTCTACGCTTTATAGAGAAACAAACTTCATGAAAGAGCTATGTGCGTGTGTATGGGCAGAAGACATTGAGCCGGCTGAGTTTGAGGAATGGTGGTGTTCAGTTATATCTTCATACGGGTTAACCGAACATGAATGGCTGACTTCGATGTTTGACATGAGAGCTTCCTGGATCCCAGCATATTTCAGAAATTTGTTTTTAGGTGGACTAATGAGGACCACATCTAGATCTGAGTCCAAAAATAGCTTTTTCGGAAATTTCATGAATCCAAACTTAACTTTGGTGGAGTTTCTTATGAGATTTGAAAGTGCTATGGACGCTCAAAGGTGGAAACAGTCCAAATTAATTGCCGATTCAGAAAACTCTTTCCCTAGTCTAGAAACACCTCACTCTTTGGAGAAGCACACTTCTGTGTTTTACACTCCGGTCATATTTTCTGAATTTCAGTTCGAGTGGAACGCTGCCTGTTTTAAATATGAGGTTAAAGTTTTAGGGGTTAATACATCAGACAACATTGCCATCCATGATCGCGAGAGAAATAAGGTATATTATGTTGGATTTATTCCTGATGGAGTGAAGTTAAGCTGCTCATGCAAAAAATTTGAGAGGCATGGTATCCTGTGCCGACATGCTCTGTATGTGTTGAAGGAACAAGGTTTTGAAAAAGTGCCCAACCATTATTTGCTAAGTAGATGGAGCAAATTGGCTCTATGTCAGCCCCTTTGTGGTAATTTGCTTGAGACCTTGAATGAAGATTGTAGTGCTTTAGAGGTTCAGAAAATCAAGCTTGACAACCTATGGTCTAAATTATTCTCCTGTGTGACAATAGCAGAACAGAAGCCGGAGTGTATCGATGAGTTAATGGACCTACTTAAAGGTTTCAAGGACAAGATGATCTTAGAAAGTAGCCCGTTTGAATGTAGTAGTGGTGTCACGTGTGAAAAGTccagaaacaaaaataaagagctTGAAATGTTGTTAGGTACAAAGATACCGACTGAAGTTACGGTTTTAAATCCTATACAGTCAAAGACTAAGGGGTCTGGAAAACGACTGGTATCCCAAAAGGATAAAGCTGTGCAAGAACATAAGAAAGCACCGAGAAAATGTAATGCTTGTGGTGAATTGGGATTCCATGATAGTCGGAATTGCCCAGGGAGAGCATGA